The Yoonia sp. SS1-5 genome contains a region encoding:
- the deoC gene encoding deoxyribose-phosphate aldolase, with protein sequence MTTTQLPQVQDQRNDGTALDLDWVMAAQANTSAIERRAKTLPGRRSVKKDYQAAWLCKAISLMDLTTLSGDDSEGRVRRLCAKARQPVAQPILHALGMEGLTTGAVCVYHDMVPTAVAALAGSGIPVAAVSTGFPAGLSPFHLRIAEIKESVAAGATEIDIVISRRHALTGNWKALYDEMREMRDACGDAHVKAILATGELGTLRNVARASLVCMMAGADFIKTSTGKEPVNATLPVTLTMIRAIRDYQDRTGTRVGYKPAGGISKAKDALVYLSMIKDELGDRWLQPDLFRFGASSLLGDIERQLEHHVTGAYSASWRHAIG encoded by the coding sequence ATGACCACGACACAGCTGCCGCAAGTGCAGGATCAGCGCAATGATGGCACCGCACTTGACCTTGATTGGGTCATGGCCGCGCAAGCCAACACATCAGCAATTGAACGGCGTGCCAAGACCCTGCCGGGGCGGCGCAGTGTCAAGAAAGATTATCAGGCCGCATGGCTATGCAAGGCCATCAGCCTGATGGATCTGACCACCTTGTCCGGGGATGACAGTGAAGGCCGCGTGCGGCGGCTATGCGCCAAGGCACGCCAACCTGTTGCGCAACCAATTCTACACGCGTTGGGGATGGAAGGGCTGACCACCGGCGCTGTCTGCGTCTATCATGATATGGTCCCCACCGCAGTGGCGGCGCTTGCCGGGTCGGGCATTCCCGTCGCGGCGGTCTCGACCGGTTTTCCCGCAGGCCTCTCACCTTTCCATCTGCGCATCGCCGAGATCAAGGAAAGCGTGGCCGCGGGCGCGACAGAAATCGACATCGTCATCAGCCGCCGTCATGCGCTGACCGGCAATTGGAAAGCGCTTTACGACGAAATGCGCGAAATGCGTGACGCCTGCGGTGACGCCCATGTCAAAGCGATCCTCGCCACAGGCGAGCTTGGGACCCTGCGCAACGTGGCCCGCGCCTCGCTCGTCTGCATGATGGCCGGGGCTGATTTCATCAAGACCTCCACCGGCAAGGAACCGGTGAACGCCACCCTGCCCGTCACGCTGACCATGATCCGCGCGATCCGCGACTATCAGGACCGGACAGGCACACGCGTCGGCTACAAACCCGCCGGCGGGATTTCCAAGGCCAAGGATGCGCTGGTCTACCTGTCGATGATTAAGGACGAGCTTGGCGACCGCTGGCTGCAACCCGACCTGTTCCGGTTCGGCGCCTCCAGCCTGCTGGGCGACATCGAACGGCAACTCGAACACCACGTCACCGGCGCCTACTCGGCCTCGTGGCGGCATGCGATTGGATAA
- the rpe gene encoding ribulose-phosphate 3-epimerase translates to MSFDRSIKIAPSILSADFANFGAECAAIEAQGADWVHVDVMDGHFVPNITFGPATCAAIRPHIKGVMDVHLMIAPVDPYISAFADAGADVITAHVEAGPHIHRTVQAIRGAGAKAGVALNPATPAAAVSHLLDMVDLVCVMTVNPGFGGQKFIHSQIDKVRQLREMIGDRPIHIEIDGGVDPTTAPLVANAGADVLVAGSAVFRGGSVSNPAPYGENIRAIRAAAQ, encoded by the coding sequence ATGAGCTTTGACCGTTCCATCAAGATCGCACCATCAATATTGTCGGCCGATTTTGCCAATTTCGGCGCCGAATGTGCCGCGATAGAGGCGCAAGGCGCCGATTGGGTGCATGTTGATGTGATGGACGGGCATTTTGTACCCAACATCACCTTTGGGCCGGCCACCTGCGCCGCGATCCGCCCGCATATCAAAGGCGTGATGGACGTGCATCTGATGATCGCGCCGGTCGACCCTTATATCAGCGCCTTTGCGGATGCCGGGGCGGATGTCATCACCGCACATGTTGAGGCAGGCCCGCATATTCACCGGACCGTGCAGGCGATCCGGGGTGCGGGTGCCAAGGCCGGTGTGGCCCTGAACCCCGCAACGCCTGCAGCGGCTGTCAGTCACCTTTTGGATATGGTCGATCTTGTTTGTGTGATGACGGTCAATCCCGGTTTTGGTGGCCAGAAGTTCATTCATTCGCAAATCGACAAGGTGCGCCAATTGCGCGAGATGATTGGTGACCGCCCGATCCATATCGAAATTGATGGTGGGGTTGATCCGACCACCGCCCCCCTTGTTGCGAATGCCGGTGCAGATGTGCTGGTTGCAGGCTCGGCGGTCTTTCGGGGCGGGTCGGTCAGTAATCCTGCGCCCTACGGCGAAAACATCCGCGCTATTCGTGCGGCTGCACAATAA
- a CDS encoding DUF4173 domain-containing protein, whose amino-acid sequence MVVRGLPKGLAKDGWWLDDETPKGRSLRVPGFLALVCVGLADLLLWDVSPGLGLAVWFLLMGGAIQIALWPPVGKRQIAGHWAVLCVALVPLVDLVQFISVAIALAGLLVFAIVQALGRWDAPTILRAVLRLPFVGPLQIVVDALAVRVQAPAKGRFGAEVRDWVLPLTIGGIFMALMGAANPIVDRWLTALYHFDAGRLFDPARFIFWTLLALAIWPLLRLSALTPALAKPASLRLPMLRMGLVTPRAILRALVVFNLIFAMQTLTDLGYLWGGVSLPDGMTYADYAHRGAYPLMVAALLAGVFALVAQPHLDRSTLRLLLYIWVAQTILLVGSAILRLDLYVDAYGLTRMRFFAVVWMVVVALGLALILMQTWGRQTTTWFMMRAAGLGVLAIYVASLINVDGLVARNLAPRGATAYAYMCSLGEGAAPATAGICRGPGMKLATPRNWREWGYRNARLRHNVGQMMQEAAP is encoded by the coding sequence ATGGTTGTGCGCGGCTTGCCCAAAGGTCTGGCAAAGGATGGCTGGTGGCTGGATGATGAAACGCCCAAGGGGCGCAGCTTGCGGGTGCCCGGCTTTCTGGCGCTTGTATGTGTCGGTCTGGCTGATCTGCTGCTTTGGGATGTGTCGCCGGGCCTCGGGCTGGCGGTGTGGTTCCTGCTGATGGGCGGGGCAATCCAGATCGCGCTATGGCCGCCGGTTGGCAAGCGGCAGATCGCAGGTCACTGGGCTGTCCTATGTGTCGCATTGGTCCCATTGGTTGACTTGGTCCAGTTCATTTCGGTGGCCATCGCGCTTGCGGGGCTGCTGGTTTTTGCAATCGTGCAGGCGCTTGGTCGGTGGGACGCGCCCACCATCCTGCGCGCTGTGTTGCGACTGCCATTCGTCGGGCCGCTGCAGATCGTCGTTGACGCGCTTGCAGTCCGGGTGCAGGCGCCCGCAAAGGGTCGCTTTGGCGCAGAGGTCCGGGACTGGGTGTTGCCCCTCACAATCGGTGGTATCTTCATGGCCCTGATGGGGGCGGCCAACCCGATCGTTGATCGGTGGTTGACCGCGCTCTACCATTTTGATGCGGGCAGGCTTTTCGATCCGGCGCGTTTCATATTCTGGACGCTGTTAGCATTGGCCATCTGGCCGCTTTTGCGCCTGTCCGCGTTGACCCCTGCGCTTGCAAAGCCGGCCAGTTTGCGGTTGCCCATGTTGCGGATGGGGCTGGTCACGCCGCGCGCAATTCTGCGGGCGCTTGTTGTGTTTAACCTGATCTTTGCCATGCAGACGCTGACGGATCTGGGATATCTTTGGGGCGGGGTCAGTCTGCCTGATGGGATGACCTACGCGGATTATGCCCATCGCGGGGCCTATCCGCTGATGGTGGCCGCCTTGCTGGCAGGGGTTTTCGCACTTGTTGCCCAGCCGCATCTGGATAGGTCAACGCTTCGGCTGCTGCTTTATATCTGGGTTGCGCAGACGATCCTGCTGGTGGGCTCGGCCATTTTAAGGCTGGACCTTTACGTGGATGCCTACGGGCTGACCCGGATGCGGTTCTTTGCGGTCGTCTGGATGGTTGTCGTGGCCCTTGGTCTGGCGTTGATCCTGATGCAGACATGGGGGCGTCAGACCACGACCTGGTTCATGATGCGCGCTGCGGGGCTGGGGGTCTTGGCGATCTATGTGGCGTCATTGATCAATGTGGATGGGCTTGTTGCCCGCAACCTCGCGCCACGGGGTGCGACGGCATACGCCTATATGTGCAGCCTGGGGGAAGGGGCCGCGCCTGCGACAGCAGGTATCTGTCGCGGACCGGGGATGAAATTGGCAACGCCCCGGAATTGGCGCGAATGGGGCTACCGCAATGCGCGGCTGCGCCATAATGTAGGCCAGATGATGCAAGAGGCCGCCCCATGA
- a CDS encoding Hint domain-containing protein: MPFLFDWDTFSSPNGSTTIVDGNQSTVFTSTGVNSGPGAPNPQYFPNFGGSILSGGADPGETGGVVMTFTRPVVDATFEIIDLDAQAGAWDDEVSVFAFDADGNAVPVIFSNLESYHVRVDANTVEANGNSSRFVDGPGARDSITVSFGGPVARIEVNFGAGSSGVAQGLTGLGAVSGTVVCFARDMRITTETGDIPVQTLKVGDRVHTMDHGLQEIRWIGSRKVAAQGALAPIVIDKGALGNDAPLIASPQHRILFTGWQAELMFGEAEILVAAKHLTGMDRIYAREGGEVEYFHILFDTHEIVFAEGVPSESYHPGACGLDSMDDAQRAEIFRLFPALMADPAAFGPAARCALSRSEGRVFVNQLRN, translated from the coding sequence ATGCCTTTCCTTTTTGATTGGGACACATTCAGCAGCCCGAATGGCTCCACCACTATCGTGGACGGGAACCAAAGCACTGTTTTTACCTCCACCGGGGTGAATTCCGGGCCGGGCGCGCCCAATCCGCAATATTTCCCCAATTTTGGCGGCTCGATCCTGTCTGGCGGGGCTGATCCGGGTGAAACCGGCGGGGTCGTGATGACGTTCACGCGGCCTGTCGTGGACGCAACATTTGAGATTATCGACCTCGATGCGCAAGCGGGCGCTTGGGATGATGAGGTCAGTGTTTTTGCATTTGATGCGGACGGCAATGCCGTGCCGGTCATATTCAGCAATCTGGAAAGCTATCACGTTCGGGTTGACGCCAACACTGTGGAAGCGAACGGAAACAGCTCGCGCTTTGTTGACGGGCCGGGGGCGCGCGATTCAATCACCGTGTCATTCGGAGGTCCGGTCGCCCGGATTGAGGTTAATTTTGGGGCCGGCAGCAGCGGTGTGGCGCAGGGTCTTACCGGTCTGGGTGCTGTTTCCGGTACTGTCGTCTGCTTTGCACGCGATATGCGCATTACCACGGAAACCGGCGATATTCCGGTGCAGACGCTGAAAGTTGGCGACCGGGTACACACCATGGATCACGGGTTGCAGGAAATCCGCTGGATCGGATCGCGCAAGGTTGCGGCGCAAGGCGCTTTGGCCCCGATCGTGATCGACAAGGGTGCATTGGGCAACGACGCGCCGCTGATCGCGTCGCCGCAGCATCGGATACTTTTCACCGGCTGGCAGGCCGAACTGATGTTTGGCGAGGCCGAGATACTCGTCGCGGCCAAGCATCTGACAGGCATGGACAGGATTTATGCCCGCGAGGGCGGCGAGGTCGAGTATTTCCACATCCTGTTCGACACGCATGAAATCGTATTCGCCGAAGGCGTGCCAAGCGAAAGCTACCACCCGGGCGCCTGCGGGCTGGACAGCATGGATGACGCGCAGCGCGCAGAGATTTTCCGCCTCTTCCCCGCGCTGATGGCCGATCCGGCGGCGTTCGGCCCAGCCGCAAGATGCGCATTGTCCCGCAGCGAAGGGCGGGTTTTCGTCAATCAGCTGCGCAACTAG
- a CDS encoding AraC family transcriptional regulator encodes MSLLLRHQDILFDGAQIHLTRATLAPTRPKSLHDHNFFELFWVQNGEVRHHLSDKRETLSEGDMVFLRPGTPHGLQGRGEHALIVSLCIHPNTVKALAKRHPSLNGHLFWSDAGLVQRQRDIRQLAALNHAAVQLEQSNCDTLAAEAFLLPLCADLTADGFGADLPNWLATACRAAKDPAVFRDGAAGLVALTGKAHPHVSRTMRKFLGLTPSDYINRIRMDHAARALTTDGEAVSQIAADCGIPNMSHFHKLFRAAHGMTPLHYRQKYQRQIVQPE; translated from the coding sequence ATGTCATTGCTATTGCGACATCAAGACATACTTTTTGACGGCGCCCAGATACATCTGACAAGGGCAACGCTTGCGCCCACCCGGCCGAAATCGCTGCATGATCACAACTTTTTCGAGCTGTTCTGGGTTCAGAATGGCGAGGTGCGGCATCATCTTTCCGACAAGCGCGAGACTTTGTCCGAAGGCGATATGGTGTTTTTGCGCCCCGGCACGCCACATGGGCTGCAAGGACGGGGTGAGCATGCGCTGATCGTATCGCTTTGCATACATCCCAACACCGTCAAAGCGTTGGCCAAGCGACACCCTAGCCTGAATGGCCACCTGTTCTGGTCCGATGCGGGTCTCGTCCAACGGCAGCGCGACATACGTCAGCTCGCCGCATTGAACCACGCCGCTGTCCAGCTGGAGCAAAGCAATTGTGACACCCTCGCGGCTGAGGCTTTTCTGCTTCCGCTTTGCGCTGACCTGACGGCGGACGGGTTTGGTGCCGACCTGCCCAATTGGCTGGCGACCGCCTGTCGTGCGGCCAAGGATCCCGCGGTGTTTCGCGACGGTGCCGCAGGTCTTGTGGCATTGACGGGCAAGGCGCATCCGCATGTTAGCCGGACAATGCGCAAGTTTCTTGGCCTGACCCCGTCCGACTATATCAACCGGATCAGGATGGATCACGCCGCGCGCGCCCTGACAACAGATGGCGAAGCGGTTAGCCAGATCGCGGCGGATTGCGGTATTCCGAATATGTCCCATTTCCACAAACTGTTCCGGGCCGCGCATGGTATGACCCCGCTGCACTATCGGCAAAAGTATCAGCGGCAGATCGTTCAACCAGAATAG